One window of the Lytechinus variegatus isolate NC3 chromosome 3, Lvar_3.0, whole genome shotgun sequence genome contains the following:
- the LOC121410705 gene encoding RNA-binding protein 10-like isoform X1 has translation MALDKDYYLYGLRRDSLMDSEDDSALISRARDVISRASGQIPAVPGTIDQQSLLTAAGAWGVENAIYASAAAAEASMIERRDPGIYNEVPGDYSEDKKGRKRDRRRDRRRDRDERKPPADRPCRTILIKHLPAEVDEIYLRGILQLFGAPIQDVRLVKHKDSGASRGFAFVEFQFLPDAQRWMEENQGTLVIGSGRASLTYSKSRGDEDWFCSQCGTQNFKRRANCFKCGIEKNESERYSQISAKPTRILLLMGLDSLTTEEKIQRELHDITAIDMNVQLIRDPTTNTSRGLCYVALSAVEYSSHLLEILNNMHPPFILDGKQISVHFCKEGTDEEYSTWTEAEAGASYEQYYQQQATEAAAAGVYDQSYASYAAISAAHSSKELSAADKAALAQEQVQAACKMQLEQQQITQKLLNKMRQTSTEKKPKRVKIDLPPPGTDGSTLDPSQITHEVKPKKSKKEHQIDTETSDQRLQHQLSSSSEGGYYPDVSQYQYDESSGFYYDPQTGLYYDPSSQYYYNAHSQQYMYWDGTQYVPAKQDQAPTAVPQVGVPGDGAKEDKGKKEKGKVAKKVASDMRRWAATMNEMKNNKAKKSGNDFKKDNSSASADAGFAVLSKKADPAETKQSVMLALKRSSTNEEQRNKAASITNILAQYGGDSDSEPEDSGPPSKKPTPASDSQESVPTSLTDWTKLICLLCKRQFPSKEVLVKHQQFSDLHKQNLEALKKRTGLQQQQSQGKGGGSYRDRAQERRSRFTANQ, from the exons AGCCAGAGATGTTATAAGCAGAGCATCAGGTCAAATTCCTGCAGTTCCAGGGACAATTGATCAGCAGTCACTCCTCACAGCAGCAGGGGCATGGGGAGTAGAGAATGCAATATATGCCTCAGCAGCTGCAGCAGAAGCTAGCATGATAGAGAGAAGAGACCCTGGAATTTACAATGAAG TTCCAGGTGACTACAGTGAGGACAAGAAAGGTCGGAAAAGGGATAGACGAAGAGATAGAAGGAGAGATCGAGATGAG CGAAAGCCACCAGCGGATAGGCCATGTAGAACCATCCTCATCAAGCATCTACCTGCTGAAGTTGATGAGATATAT TTGCGAGGGATACTTCAACTTTTTGGTGCCCCAATCCAAGACGTTAGACTGGTCAAGCACAAAGATTCAG GTGCATCAAGAGGCTTCGCTTTTGTGGAGTTCCAATTCCTTCCGGATGCCCAGCGATGGATGGAGGAAAACCAG GGTACTTTGGTGATAGGAAGTGGACGTGCTTCACTCACATACAGCAAGAGCAGAGGGGATGAAGACTGGTTCTGCTCACAG TGTGGTACCCAAAATTTCAAGAGGAGAGCAAACTGCTTCAAGTGTGGAATAGAGAAGAATG AGTCAGAGCGATACAGCCAAATCAGTGCAAAACCTACAAGAA TTTTACTGTTGATGGGTTTGGATTCCTTGACGACTGAAGAAAAGATCCAAAGAGAACTCCATGACATCACAGCTATAGATATGAATGTTCAACTCATACGTGATCCTACAACCAACACATCAAGAGGTCTCTGCTATGTTGCTTTATCAGCAGTAGAATACTCCAGTCACTTACTAGAGATTCTCAACAATATGCATCCACCCTTTATATTAGATGGCAAACAGA TTTCAGTACACTTCTGCAAAGAAGGGACAGATGAAGAATACTCTACATGGACTGAG GCTGAAGCAGGAGCATCATATGAACAGTACTACCAGCAGCAAGCAACAGAGGCTGCAGCAGCAGGAGTATATGATCAAAGTTATGCAAGTTATGCAGCAATATCAGCTGCTCATTCTTCCAAAGAATTATCAGCTGCAG ACAAAGCAGCACTAGCACAGGAGCAGGTTCAAGCAGCTTGTAAGATGCAACTAGAACAACAACAGATCACCCAGAAACTGCTGAACAAGATGAGACAGACAAGCACAGAGAAGAAACCAAAGAGGGTGAAGATAGATCTTCCACCACCAGGAACAGATGGAAGTACACTGGATCCCAGTCAGATCACCCATGAAGTCAAACCTAAGAAGAGTAAGAAGGAGCATCAAATAGACACAGAGACCAGTGATCAAAGa tTACAGCACCAGTTGTCCAGTAGTTCTGAAGGTGGCTATTATCCTGATGTATCTCAATACCAATATGATGAATCATCAGGCTTCTACTATGATCCCCAGACAGGGCTATACTATGATCCAAGCTCACAG TATTACTACAACGCGCATTCACAGCAGTACATGTACTGGGATGGTACCCAGTATGTCCCAGCCAAGCAAGACCAAGCACCTACTGCTGTTCCTCAAGTCGGTGTTCCTGGGGATGGTGCAAAGGAAGACAAGGGTAAAAAGGAGAAGGGAAAGGTGGCAAAGAAG GTGGCAAGTGACATGAGAAGATGGGCTGCAAccatgaatgaaatgaagaataACAAAGCCAAGAAGAGTGGAAATGATTTCAAGAAAGATAACTCCTCAGCTTCTGCAGATGCTGGTTTTGCTGTCCTTAGTAAAAAg GCTGACCCAGCAGAGACAAAGCAGTCTGTAATGCTAGCCCTAAAGCGATCGTCAACAAATGAAGAGCAACGTAATAAGGCTGCCAGCATC accAACATCCTTGCCCAGTATGGTGGAGACAGTGACAGTGAACCTGAAGATTCAGGGCCTCCTAGTAAGAAACCTACCCCTGCATCTGACTCTCAAGAGAGTGTACCTACCAGCCTAACGGATTGGACTAAACTCATCTGTCTTCTCTGTAAACGTCAGTTCCCATCCAAAGAAGTCCTTGTGAAGCATCAACAGTTCTCAGATCTACATAAACAAAACCTGGAGGCTCTTAAAAAGAGGACAGGACTTCAACAGCAACAGTCACAAGGGAAAGGGGGG GGCAGTTATCGTGATAGAGCTCAGGAGAGGAGATCAAGGTTTACTGCTAATCAATGA
- the LOC121410705 gene encoding RNA-binding protein 10-like isoform X2, giving the protein MALDKDYYLYGLRRDSLMDSEDDSALISRARDVISRASGQIPAVPGTIDQQSLLTAAGAWGVENAIYASAAAAEASMIERRDPGIYNEGDYSEDKKGRKRDRRRDRRRDRDERKPPADRPCRTILIKHLPAEVDEIYLRGILQLFGAPIQDVRLVKHKDSGASRGFAFVEFQFLPDAQRWMEENQGTLVIGSGRASLTYSKSRGDEDWFCSQCGTQNFKRRANCFKCGIEKNESERYSQISAKPTRILLLMGLDSLTTEEKIQRELHDITAIDMNVQLIRDPTTNTSRGLCYVALSAVEYSSHLLEILNNMHPPFILDGKQISVHFCKEGTDEEYSTWTEAEAGASYEQYYQQQATEAAAAGVYDQSYASYAAISAAHSSKELSAADKAALAQEQVQAACKMQLEQQQITQKLLNKMRQTSTEKKPKRVKIDLPPPGTDGSTLDPSQITHEVKPKKSKKEHQIDTETSDQRLQHQLSSSSEGGYYPDVSQYQYDESSGFYYDPQTGLYYDPSSQYYYNAHSQQYMYWDGTQYVPAKQDQAPTAVPQVGVPGDGAKEDKGKKEKGKVAKKVASDMRRWAATMNEMKNNKAKKSGNDFKKDNSSASADAGFAVLSKKADPAETKQSVMLALKRSSTNEEQRNKAASITNILAQYGGDSDSEPEDSGPPSKKPTPASDSQESVPTSLTDWTKLICLLCKRQFPSKEVLVKHQQFSDLHKQNLEALKKRTGLQQQQSQGKGGGSYRDRAQERRSRFTANQ; this is encoded by the exons AGCCAGAGATGTTATAAGCAGAGCATCAGGTCAAATTCCTGCAGTTCCAGGGACAATTGATCAGCAGTCACTCCTCACAGCAGCAGGGGCATGGGGAGTAGAGAATGCAATATATGCCTCAGCAGCTGCAGCAGAAGCTAGCATGATAGAGAGAAGAGACCCTGGAATTTACAATGAAG GTGACTACAGTGAGGACAAGAAAGGTCGGAAAAGGGATAGACGAAGAGATAGAAGGAGAGATCGAGATGAG CGAAAGCCACCAGCGGATAGGCCATGTAGAACCATCCTCATCAAGCATCTACCTGCTGAAGTTGATGAGATATAT TTGCGAGGGATACTTCAACTTTTTGGTGCCCCAATCCAAGACGTTAGACTGGTCAAGCACAAAGATTCAG GTGCATCAAGAGGCTTCGCTTTTGTGGAGTTCCAATTCCTTCCGGATGCCCAGCGATGGATGGAGGAAAACCAG GGTACTTTGGTGATAGGAAGTGGACGTGCTTCACTCACATACAGCAAGAGCAGAGGGGATGAAGACTGGTTCTGCTCACAG TGTGGTACCCAAAATTTCAAGAGGAGAGCAAACTGCTTCAAGTGTGGAATAGAGAAGAATG AGTCAGAGCGATACAGCCAAATCAGTGCAAAACCTACAAGAA TTTTACTGTTGATGGGTTTGGATTCCTTGACGACTGAAGAAAAGATCCAAAGAGAACTCCATGACATCACAGCTATAGATATGAATGTTCAACTCATACGTGATCCTACAACCAACACATCAAGAGGTCTCTGCTATGTTGCTTTATCAGCAGTAGAATACTCCAGTCACTTACTAGAGATTCTCAACAATATGCATCCACCCTTTATATTAGATGGCAAACAGA TTTCAGTACACTTCTGCAAAGAAGGGACAGATGAAGAATACTCTACATGGACTGAG GCTGAAGCAGGAGCATCATATGAACAGTACTACCAGCAGCAAGCAACAGAGGCTGCAGCAGCAGGAGTATATGATCAAAGTTATGCAAGTTATGCAGCAATATCAGCTGCTCATTCTTCCAAAGAATTATCAGCTGCAG ACAAAGCAGCACTAGCACAGGAGCAGGTTCAAGCAGCTTGTAAGATGCAACTAGAACAACAACAGATCACCCAGAAACTGCTGAACAAGATGAGACAGACAAGCACAGAGAAGAAACCAAAGAGGGTGAAGATAGATCTTCCACCACCAGGAACAGATGGAAGTACACTGGATCCCAGTCAGATCACCCATGAAGTCAAACCTAAGAAGAGTAAGAAGGAGCATCAAATAGACACAGAGACCAGTGATCAAAGa tTACAGCACCAGTTGTCCAGTAGTTCTGAAGGTGGCTATTATCCTGATGTATCTCAATACCAATATGATGAATCATCAGGCTTCTACTATGATCCCCAGACAGGGCTATACTATGATCCAAGCTCACAG TATTACTACAACGCGCATTCACAGCAGTACATGTACTGGGATGGTACCCAGTATGTCCCAGCCAAGCAAGACCAAGCACCTACTGCTGTTCCTCAAGTCGGTGTTCCTGGGGATGGTGCAAAGGAAGACAAGGGTAAAAAGGAGAAGGGAAAGGTGGCAAAGAAG GTGGCAAGTGACATGAGAAGATGGGCTGCAAccatgaatgaaatgaagaataACAAAGCCAAGAAGAGTGGAAATGATTTCAAGAAAGATAACTCCTCAGCTTCTGCAGATGCTGGTTTTGCTGTCCTTAGTAAAAAg GCTGACCCAGCAGAGACAAAGCAGTCTGTAATGCTAGCCCTAAAGCGATCGTCAACAAATGAAGAGCAACGTAATAAGGCTGCCAGCATC accAACATCCTTGCCCAGTATGGTGGAGACAGTGACAGTGAACCTGAAGATTCAGGGCCTCCTAGTAAGAAACCTACCCCTGCATCTGACTCTCAAGAGAGTGTACCTACCAGCCTAACGGATTGGACTAAACTCATCTGTCTTCTCTGTAAACGTCAGTTCCCATCCAAAGAAGTCCTTGTGAAGCATCAACAGTTCTCAGATCTACATAAACAAAACCTGGAGGCTCTTAAAAAGAGGACAGGACTTCAACAGCAACAGTCACAAGGGAAAGGGGGG GGCAGTTATCGTGATAGAGCTCAGGAGAGGAGATCAAGGTTTACTGCTAATCAATGA
- the LOC121410705 gene encoding RNA-binding protein 5-like isoform X3, with amino-acid sequence MKFQVTTVRTRKVGKGIDEEIEGEIEMSESHQRIGHVEPSSSSIYLLKLMRYICEGYFNFLVPQSKTLDWSSTKIQGTLVIGSGRASLTYSKSRGDEDWFCSQCGTQNFKRRANCFKCGIEKNESERYSQISAKPTRILLLMGLDSLTTEEKIQRELHDITAIDMNVQLIRDPTTNTSRGLCYVALSAVEYSSHLLEILNNMHPPFILDGKQISVHFCKEGTDEEYSTWTEAEAGASYEQYYQQQATEAAAAGVYDQSYASYAAISAAHSSKELSAADKAALAQEQVQAACKMQLEQQQITQKLLNKMRQTSTEKKPKRVKIDLPPPGTDGSTLDPSQITHEVKPKKSKKEHQIDTETSDQRLQHQLSSSSEGGYYPDVSQYQYDESSGFYYDPQTGLYYDPSSQYYYNAHSQQYMYWDGTQYVPAKQDQAPTAVPQVGVPGDGAKEDKGKKEKGKVAKKVASDMRRWAATMNEMKNNKAKKSGNDFKKDNSSASADAGFAVLSKKADPAETKQSVMLALKRSSTNEEQRNKAASITNILAQYGGDSDSEPEDSGPPSKKPTPASDSQESVPTSLTDWTKLICLLCKRQFPSKEVLVKHQQFSDLHKQNLEALKKRTGLQQQQSQGKGGGSYRDRAQERRSRFTANQ; translated from the exons ATGAAG TTCCAGGTGACTACAGTGAGGACAAGAAAGGTCGGAAAAGGGATAGACGAAGAGATAGAAGGAGAGATCGAGATGAG CGAAAGCCACCAGCGGATAGGCCATGTAGAACCATCCTCATCAAGCATCTACCTGCTGAAGTTGATGAGATATAT TTGCGAGGGATACTTCAACTTTTTGGTGCCCCAATCCAAGACGTTAGACTGGTCAAGCACAAAGATTCAG GGTACTTTGGTGATAGGAAGTGGACGTGCTTCACTCACATACAGCAAGAGCAGAGGGGATGAAGACTGGTTCTGCTCACAG TGTGGTACCCAAAATTTCAAGAGGAGAGCAAACTGCTTCAAGTGTGGAATAGAGAAGAATG AGTCAGAGCGATACAGCCAAATCAGTGCAAAACCTACAAGAA TTTTACTGTTGATGGGTTTGGATTCCTTGACGACTGAAGAAAAGATCCAAAGAGAACTCCATGACATCACAGCTATAGATATGAATGTTCAACTCATACGTGATCCTACAACCAACACATCAAGAGGTCTCTGCTATGTTGCTTTATCAGCAGTAGAATACTCCAGTCACTTACTAGAGATTCTCAACAATATGCATCCACCCTTTATATTAGATGGCAAACAGA TTTCAGTACACTTCTGCAAAGAAGGGACAGATGAAGAATACTCTACATGGACTGAG GCTGAAGCAGGAGCATCATATGAACAGTACTACCAGCAGCAAGCAACAGAGGCTGCAGCAGCAGGAGTATATGATCAAAGTTATGCAAGTTATGCAGCAATATCAGCTGCTCATTCTTCCAAAGAATTATCAGCTGCAG ACAAAGCAGCACTAGCACAGGAGCAGGTTCAAGCAGCTTGTAAGATGCAACTAGAACAACAACAGATCACCCAGAAACTGCTGAACAAGATGAGACAGACAAGCACAGAGAAGAAACCAAAGAGGGTGAAGATAGATCTTCCACCACCAGGAACAGATGGAAGTACACTGGATCCCAGTCAGATCACCCATGAAGTCAAACCTAAGAAGAGTAAGAAGGAGCATCAAATAGACACAGAGACCAGTGATCAAAGa tTACAGCACCAGTTGTCCAGTAGTTCTGAAGGTGGCTATTATCCTGATGTATCTCAATACCAATATGATGAATCATCAGGCTTCTACTATGATCCCCAGACAGGGCTATACTATGATCCAAGCTCACAG TATTACTACAACGCGCATTCACAGCAGTACATGTACTGGGATGGTACCCAGTATGTCCCAGCCAAGCAAGACCAAGCACCTACTGCTGTTCCTCAAGTCGGTGTTCCTGGGGATGGTGCAAAGGAAGACAAGGGTAAAAAGGAGAAGGGAAAGGTGGCAAAGAAG GTGGCAAGTGACATGAGAAGATGGGCTGCAAccatgaatgaaatgaagaataACAAAGCCAAGAAGAGTGGAAATGATTTCAAGAAAGATAACTCCTCAGCTTCTGCAGATGCTGGTTTTGCTGTCCTTAGTAAAAAg GCTGACCCAGCAGAGACAAAGCAGTCTGTAATGCTAGCCCTAAAGCGATCGTCAACAAATGAAGAGCAACGTAATAAGGCTGCCAGCATC accAACATCCTTGCCCAGTATGGTGGAGACAGTGACAGTGAACCTGAAGATTCAGGGCCTCCTAGTAAGAAACCTACCCCTGCATCTGACTCTCAAGAGAGTGTACCTACCAGCCTAACGGATTGGACTAAACTCATCTGTCTTCTCTGTAAACGTCAGTTCCCATCCAAAGAAGTCCTTGTGAAGCATCAACAGTTCTCAGATCTACATAAACAAAACCTGGAGGCTCTTAAAAAGAGGACAGGACTTCAACAGCAACAGTCACAAGGGAAAGGGGGG GGCAGTTATCGTGATAGAGCTCAGGAGAGGAGATCAAGGTTTACTGCTAATCAATGA
- the LOC121410705 gene encoding RNA-binding protein 5-like isoform X4 — MKVTTVRTRKVGKGIDEEIEGEIEMSESHQRIGHVEPSSSSIYLLKLMRYICEGYFNFLVPQSKTLDWSSTKIQGTLVIGSGRASLTYSKSRGDEDWFCSQCGTQNFKRRANCFKCGIEKNESERYSQISAKPTRILLLMGLDSLTTEEKIQRELHDITAIDMNVQLIRDPTTNTSRGLCYVALSAVEYSSHLLEILNNMHPPFILDGKQISVHFCKEGTDEEYSTWTEAEAGASYEQYYQQQATEAAAAGVYDQSYASYAAISAAHSSKELSAADKAALAQEQVQAACKMQLEQQQITQKLLNKMRQTSTEKKPKRVKIDLPPPGTDGSTLDPSQITHEVKPKKSKKEHQIDTETSDQRLQHQLSSSSEGGYYPDVSQYQYDESSGFYYDPQTGLYYDPSSQYYYNAHSQQYMYWDGTQYVPAKQDQAPTAVPQVGVPGDGAKEDKGKKEKGKVAKKVASDMRRWAATMNEMKNNKAKKSGNDFKKDNSSASADAGFAVLSKKADPAETKQSVMLALKRSSTNEEQRNKAASITNILAQYGGDSDSEPEDSGPPSKKPTPASDSQESVPTSLTDWTKLICLLCKRQFPSKEVLVKHQQFSDLHKQNLEALKKRTGLQQQQSQGKGGGSYRDRAQERRSRFTANQ; from the exons ATGAAG GTGACTACAGTGAGGACAAGAAAGGTCGGAAAAGGGATAGACGAAGAGATAGAAGGAGAGATCGAGATGAG CGAAAGCCACCAGCGGATAGGCCATGTAGAACCATCCTCATCAAGCATCTACCTGCTGAAGTTGATGAGATATAT TTGCGAGGGATACTTCAACTTTTTGGTGCCCCAATCCAAGACGTTAGACTGGTCAAGCACAAAGATTCAG GGTACTTTGGTGATAGGAAGTGGACGTGCTTCACTCACATACAGCAAGAGCAGAGGGGATGAAGACTGGTTCTGCTCACAG TGTGGTACCCAAAATTTCAAGAGGAGAGCAAACTGCTTCAAGTGTGGAATAGAGAAGAATG AGTCAGAGCGATACAGCCAAATCAGTGCAAAACCTACAAGAA TTTTACTGTTGATGGGTTTGGATTCCTTGACGACTGAAGAAAAGATCCAAAGAGAACTCCATGACATCACAGCTATAGATATGAATGTTCAACTCATACGTGATCCTACAACCAACACATCAAGAGGTCTCTGCTATGTTGCTTTATCAGCAGTAGAATACTCCAGTCACTTACTAGAGATTCTCAACAATATGCATCCACCCTTTATATTAGATGGCAAACAGA TTTCAGTACACTTCTGCAAAGAAGGGACAGATGAAGAATACTCTACATGGACTGAG GCTGAAGCAGGAGCATCATATGAACAGTACTACCAGCAGCAAGCAACAGAGGCTGCAGCAGCAGGAGTATATGATCAAAGTTATGCAAGTTATGCAGCAATATCAGCTGCTCATTCTTCCAAAGAATTATCAGCTGCAG ACAAAGCAGCACTAGCACAGGAGCAGGTTCAAGCAGCTTGTAAGATGCAACTAGAACAACAACAGATCACCCAGAAACTGCTGAACAAGATGAGACAGACAAGCACAGAGAAGAAACCAAAGAGGGTGAAGATAGATCTTCCACCACCAGGAACAGATGGAAGTACACTGGATCCCAGTCAGATCACCCATGAAGTCAAACCTAAGAAGAGTAAGAAGGAGCATCAAATAGACACAGAGACCAGTGATCAAAGa tTACAGCACCAGTTGTCCAGTAGTTCTGAAGGTGGCTATTATCCTGATGTATCTCAATACCAATATGATGAATCATCAGGCTTCTACTATGATCCCCAGACAGGGCTATACTATGATCCAAGCTCACAG TATTACTACAACGCGCATTCACAGCAGTACATGTACTGGGATGGTACCCAGTATGTCCCAGCCAAGCAAGACCAAGCACCTACTGCTGTTCCTCAAGTCGGTGTTCCTGGGGATGGTGCAAAGGAAGACAAGGGTAAAAAGGAGAAGGGAAAGGTGGCAAAGAAG GTGGCAAGTGACATGAGAAGATGGGCTGCAAccatgaatgaaatgaagaataACAAAGCCAAGAAGAGTGGAAATGATTTCAAGAAAGATAACTCCTCAGCTTCTGCAGATGCTGGTTTTGCTGTCCTTAGTAAAAAg GCTGACCCAGCAGAGACAAAGCAGTCTGTAATGCTAGCCCTAAAGCGATCGTCAACAAATGAAGAGCAACGTAATAAGGCTGCCAGCATC accAACATCCTTGCCCAGTATGGTGGAGACAGTGACAGTGAACCTGAAGATTCAGGGCCTCCTAGTAAGAAACCTACCCCTGCATCTGACTCTCAAGAGAGTGTACCTACCAGCCTAACGGATTGGACTAAACTCATCTGTCTTCTCTGTAAACGTCAGTTCCCATCCAAAGAAGTCCTTGTGAAGCATCAACAGTTCTCAGATCTACATAAACAAAACCTGGAGGCTCTTAAAAAGAGGACAGGACTTCAACAGCAACAGTCACAAGGGAAAGGGGGG GGCAGTTATCGTGATAGAGCTCAGGAGAGGAGATCAAGGTTTACTGCTAATCAATGA